In Pseudomonas sp. Leaf58, one DNA window encodes the following:
- a CDS encoding serine/threonine transporter yields MNEQAPSVDQRFAESTPATLGSWSRHDTTWMLGLFGTAIGAGTLFLPINAGLGGFWPLLILAVLAFPMTYFAHRGLTRFVLSGRNGGDITEVVKEHFGITAGASITVLYFFAIFPILLIYSVALTNTVASFIEHQLHLQPPPRAILSFVLILGLLAIVRCGEQATVKVMSLLVYPFIVALALLGLYLVPHWTGGILDSATQVPPASAFLHTLWLAIPVMVFSFNHSPIISAFAVDQKRRYGEHADERSGQILRRAHVLMVVMVLFFVFSCVLTLSSAQLAEAKAQNLSILSYLANHFSNPTIAFAAPLIAFVAIAKSFLGHYIGASEGLKGIIAKTGARPGAKALDRVVAALMLVVCWIVATLNPSILGMIESLGGPILAVLLFLMPMYAIRRVPSMRKYSGAASNVFVVIVGLVALTSVVYGLLG; encoded by the coding sequence ATGAATGAGCAGGCCCCAAGCGTTGATCAACGCTTTGCAGAATCGACCCCCGCCACCCTCGGCAGCTGGTCGCGTCACGACACCACCTGGATGCTGGGCCTGTTCGGCACAGCCATCGGCGCCGGAACCCTGTTCCTGCCGATCAACGCCGGCCTTGGCGGCTTCTGGCCGCTGCTGATCCTGGCCGTGCTGGCCTTCCCGATGACCTACTTCGCCCACCGTGGGCTGACCCGTTTCGTCCTTTCCGGGCGCAACGGCGGCGACATCACCGAGGTGGTCAAGGAGCACTTCGGCATTACCGCCGGTGCCTCGATCACCGTGCTGTACTTCTTCGCGATCTTCCCCATCCTGCTGATCTACAGCGTGGCGCTGACCAACACCGTGGCCAGCTTCATCGAGCACCAGTTGCACCTGCAGCCGCCGCCGCGGGCCATCCTGTCGTTCGTGCTGATCCTCGGCCTGCTGGCCATCGTGCGCTGCGGGGAGCAGGCCACGGTCAAGGTCATGAGCCTGTTGGTGTACCCATTCATCGTCGCCCTGGCGCTGCTGGGCCTGTACCTGGTGCCGCACTGGACCGGTGGCATCCTCGACAGCGCCACCCAGGTGCCACCGGCCTCGGCCTTCCTGCACACCCTGTGGCTGGCCATTCCGGTGATGGTGTTCTCGTTCAACCACTCGCCGATCATCTCGGCCTTTGCGGTTGACCAGAAGCGCCGCTACGGCGAGCACGCCGATGAGCGCAGCGGGCAGATTTTGCGCCGTGCCCATGTGCTGATGGTGGTGATGGTGCTGTTCTTCGTGTTCAGCTGCGTGCTCACCCTGAGCAGCGCCCAGTTGGCCGAGGCCAAGGCGCAGAACCTGTCGATTCTGTCGTACCTGGCTAACCACTTCAGCAACCCGACCATTGCGTTCGCCGCCCCGCTGATCGCCTTCGTGGCCATTGCCAAGTCGTTCCTCGGCCACTACATCGGCGCCAGCGAAGGCCTGAAGGGTATCATCGCCAAAACCGGCGCACGTCCCGGTGCCAAGGCGCTGGACCGCGTGGTAGCGGCGCTGATGCTGGTGGTGTGCTGGATCGTCGCTACCCTCAACCCAAGCATTCTCGGCATGATCGAATCGCTCGGCGGCCCGATCCTTGCCGTGCTGCTGTTCCTGATGCCGATGTACGCCATTCGCCGCGTGCCGTCGATGCGCAAGTACAGCGGCGCGGCATCCAACGTATTCGTCGTGATTGTCGGCCTGGTTGCGCTGACCTCGGTGGTGTACGGCCTGCTGGGCTGA
- a CDS encoding amino acid aminotransferase, translating to MFKHVDAYAGDPILSLMETFKADPRADKVNLSIGLYYDEAGVVPQLAAVDAVEKRIAGQDHEASLYLPMEGLASYRQAIQALLFGADHPAVTGGRVATVQTVGGSGALKVGADFLKRYFPQSEVWVSNPTWDNHRAIFEGAGFKVNTYPYFDQATRGVDFDGMLATLQTLPANSVVLLHPCCHNPTGADLEPHQWQHVVEVVKARQLIPFLDIAYQGFAEGLVEDAYAIREMARAGVPCLVSNSFSKIFSLYGERVGGLSVVCDDDATAQSVLGQLKATVRRNYSSPPNFGAQLVAGVLGDAGLNAQWAEEVEVMRKRILDMRQALVDALAVLLPGQDFQFFLRQRGMFSYTGFSVEQVRRLRDEFGVYLIDSGRVCMSGLRPANLQRVAEAFAAVQK from the coding sequence GTGTTCAAACATGTCGATGCCTATGCCGGCGACCCGATTCTCTCGCTGATGGAAACCTTCAAGGCCGACCCACGCGCCGACAAGGTCAACCTGAGTATCGGCCTGTACTACGATGAGGCCGGCGTGGTGCCGCAGCTGGCAGCAGTGGACGCGGTGGAAAAACGCATCGCTGGCCAGGACCACGAAGCCTCGCTGTACCTGCCGATGGAAGGCCTGGCCAGCTACCGCCAGGCGATTCAGGCGCTGCTGTTCGGTGCCGATCACCCGGCCGTTACCGGCGGGCGCGTGGCCACCGTGCAGACCGTAGGGGGCTCCGGTGCCCTGAAAGTCGGTGCCGACTTCCTCAAGCGTTACTTCCCGCAGTCCGAAGTTTGGGTCAGTAACCCGACCTGGGACAACCACCGCGCCATCTTCGAAGGCGCCGGTTTCAAGGTGAACACCTACCCGTACTTCGACCAGGCCACCCGTGGCGTGGACTTCGACGGCATGCTGGCCACCCTGCAAACCCTGCCGGCCAACAGCGTGGTGCTGCTGCACCCGTGCTGCCACAACCCCACCGGTGCCGACCTGGAACCACACCAGTGGCAACACGTGGTCGAAGTGGTCAAGGCACGCCAACTGATCCCGTTCCTCGACATCGCCTACCAAGGCTTTGCCGAAGGCCTGGTGGAAGACGCCTACGCCATTCGCGAAATGGCCCGCGCCGGCGTGCCGTGCCTGGTCAGCAACTCGTTCTCGAAAATCTTCTCGCTGTACGGCGAGCGGGTAGGCGGCCTGTCGGTGGTCTGCGATGACGACGCCACTGCCCAGAGCGTGCTCGGCCAGCTCAAGGCCACTGTGCGCCGCAACTACTCCAGCCCGCCTAACTTCGGTGCCCAGCTGGTCGCTGGTGTGCTCGGCGATGCTGGCCTGAATGCCCAGTGGGCCGAGGAAGTCGAAGTGATGCGCAAGCGTATCCTTGACATGCGCCAGGCGCTGGTCGATGCCCTGGCCGTGCTGCTGCCAGGCCAGGACTTCCAGTTCTTCCTGCGCCAGCGTGGCATGTTCAGCTATACCGGCTTCAGCGTCGAGCAAGTACGCCGCCTGCGTGACGAGTTCGGCGTATACCTGATCGACAGCGGCCGCGTGTGCATGTCGGGCCTGCGCCCGGCCAATCTGCAACGGGTAGCCGAAGCCTTCGCTGCCGTGCAGAAGTAA